GCTTCcttattacttattacttaAGTAATATTCCTTCTTACTTCCTTATTACACCACAGTGATTTATGCACACAGTGAAAGGCAGACTAATGACTTCAAATCTGACCTTGGCTGTACTGCAGactgagaaaaatatttcagcacatgtttttatgtgtggaCTGAAAAGAAGCAAGCAATTGCATAATGCTGAAAACAGTGGTTTAATGTTGCAACAGGTAATTTTAGCTGAAAACATTGATTTTAATGATCAGCTTTGTGTCAGTTTATGTTAAGTTTAAAACAATATGTTCCCTATTGCAGTTGTCTTTGTTAGAGATCCTCAGGCCCTGCTAAATCCCCCACAGTGTGGAGTCAAGATTAAAGTGATTTgttatattaatttatattgGGGCTGCTAGACTTGTGTCTACTCTGCTTGACTAAATTCACAGTATGCAGCATTTTGCAGAGCTCTGTTGAGCGTATATACTATGAATCTGTGGCAGAGGGTTCATATGCTGTCCTTTGAACAGAGATCAAGGAAATCTGCACTCTAATTAATATCCAAAGGGTttgaaagaggcagaaaacatCCCATTGCAGTGTTTAGTAAATGTTGCTCTGCTCACTGCAATGTGAAAAAACTGATTCAAATAGCAGATACCAGCACAAAGGATCCCAGTGAATTACATAACAGGTTGTGATAAATAAATGGGCGGGTAATCTGTATAGCTCATCTCAGCTTTTGGCACAGTCAGCATTACCCTACTAAATGGGTTCGtccatcaaaaataaaattaatagtTCCAGCAAATGTGATCTATTATGCATGatttgtggttaaaaaaaaagttacaactGAACTGTAGTCTACTCTGTCCGGTGCACAGAAGACTATTCACATCTagcatttaaactttaaatatacTGAAGAAATTTATTGCAATGTTAAACTGAGTTGGATTTCTCACAAATcatgaatattaatattattttaactaTTAAGTAGTTTAGAAACTTTAAACTGATGTATGTAATAATCTTGCTtactaaataaaaatggaaaatcagatttttctttctatttgaatttcaatttaaaattattttgactCAATTATAttgccaaataaataaataataatagcTTAATAATCATAAGTAATTGTCATAAAATATCAATGTGTCAAATATGTCATAGTCGGTAATCACTGACTTATCCATTCATACAGGCTTCTACAGGTGTTCATCATGGTTAAGTCTAAATTCTCATACAGCCTTCACTCCTGAAGAGATTCAAGCTCTTAATTTCATGCTGGGTCCAGTTCATAACACAAGACAAGCAGTGCATTTGGAGAGGCAGTAAGTTTCCGTCACATTAGTTGGTATCTGCAGCAGAAGTAGATTTTTCTATCCTACATATCCTACATATACATTTATCCTACATATCCTAATATCTACAATCAGGTTTGCAAATATTCGTACAGTATTGGTGTCTGGACACCATCACATTGATTTTTAATTCAAACACTCAATATGTGATCAAagactttcagctttaattcaagGGGTTTGACAAAAGATTGACATTGATCATTTAGAAACTGCAGCCGTTTTTATACCCCCATTTTTGGTGGCTCGGACCAAATGACCGGACCAGTGGCTGGCAAGAGGTTTTATGGCCTGTTCGCTCATTAGTCGATGAGAAATTAAATAGATGAAAGGTCTAAAGTTGATTCTGAGTTTTGCATTTGGTAGCTGTTcctggaaaaacacagaaaatgggGTCCTAAGAGTTGTCTATGCAAGTGAAAGAGGCCATCATaaggctgaaaaaacaaaataaaaccatcagAGAGATAGCTAAAACTTTGAGACCGACCAAAACAACAATCTGGACCATGCTTAAAAAGAAGGAATTAACTGGCAACTTCAGCAACACCAGAAGGCCTGGAAGACCATGGAAGACAACTAAAGTCGATGACTGCACAATTATGTCCCTTCCACAGCATTTAATCAAGTCAAGAACACTTGTGTAAATACATCACTTTCACAACAAGGTGCAAACCACTGGTACTGCTTAAGAACAGACTGGACTTTGCCAGGCCTGACTGTTGGTAAAAGTAGCAGAATTAATTCAAAAATGTATAGGACTATACTCCATCAAATCCTGCAAAAGTGACACCTCTTCATATTGCACAgggataatgacccaaaacatacaGCAAGAGCAGCCTGCCATTTTCTCAAGGCAAAGAAATGGGCTATTCTTCACTGGCTAAGTCAGTCACCTGATCCCAGTCAGATGGAGCATGATTTTCActtactgaaaacaaaactgcagacagaaagatgGCAAAGGATTTTCATCcaagtattaaaaataaaccttatatttgtaattttgttATGTCCCATCATTTATGAGCCACCAAAAATAGGTGTGGGTGTAGAAATGGCTGTAATTCCTTAATGGTTAATGCCACAGTTTTGTCATACCACTTGAATTAAAGCTGGAAGTGTTCACTTCACTTACATCTTgagtgtttcatttcaaaatctATGTGGTGGTGTACAGAGGCCAAATAGCAAATAATTTATCATTGTCCCAGAATATATGAATCTAactgaatattaatattatttgtgtagtattaattttaaaaatacataaaatagaGCCTTTTAATAAAGGAGAAAacttacaatacaatacaatattcaCTATGCCATACTGTTTTATGAAATGGCAAACATACCATAATTTTGCAGACTATAGCACTTTTAGAGCTTAAGAGAAAAGCTATTGTATCTCCTGGTGTTATCATAACAAATCAAGGATATGACCAGTGAGGTCCAAagacaacaaataataaaatcgATGACTGATAGTCAGCAAAAGCTAAGGTTCACTGTTTGGCTGACTCATTAGTCTGatgttatatataaaaatgatatGTTTGAAGATTCTCCTTATAATACCTTCAGTCAAATCTGTCTGTTCAAATCAAAGAAGGGACAATGATCtgtggtttttaaaataaacttaagGTGACATTACAACCCAGTtgcacactgaaaacacaattcaaagcagacacacatgGTAAAATGTAATTCATTTATAACCTTTGTTATTAGTTGAGTTAAATTTTCATCTAGGGCTTAAGAGAAAAAGGGCAGTGTCTTTTCCCACTAAAATACACTTCAGGTAAGGATGTCACACAGAGAGGTAGTAATACAATAATGACTGCATTCCTAATGAATGACGCGTGTTGAGGGGGGTGAGCACAGTGGCCTAGCCTCTGAATGTGAACTAGCTACAGGAGTAAAGTCTCTACAGATTCACCACATGACTGTTAGTAGATGCCAGCGTGTAtcacattttgttgtttcacttttgtctttcttttttttctctctagtgtgtgctcacacaccacacacacacacacacacacacacacacacagctaatcTCCCATATGAGAATCTAAACATACAAGCATTACTTTTAATTCTCTTACTGCTGCTTATTTAGATTTAACAAAcattgttttggggtttttttggacctaattataaaaaaagacacaaaagattTGACCCACAATACCTTAAAGTGaagaaaatctatttatttCACATCATTGAATTAAATCTATCTCAATGAGAAATTTCTACCACCAGCTGAGCAAGCAACAGGTCAGGAGGACTCTCTGTCATGATAtgccacacgcacacacacacaaaagcacacacacaaataggtGCTCTAATGTTTCTAGATGAAGGCACATAAACCCATTGAAGGTCACAGTAAGGCAGATTCACAGCACAAAGGAGAAAGTTTAGATCATAAAAATTAGCAAAGGAACATTCAAGACTTTGACTAGTTTGCCAAATTACAGAATTCTCTGTTTAGTTTCGTCTTCCTCTGTCTGGAGGGAAGAAAGAAGGTGAGAACAAGTGAGGATGGCTGAGAATAGGAGGAAAAAATGTTCACTTCCAGTGCTGACAGACATCCCACCCCCATTTTTCCATGTGACCTTTTTCTCTGCAGACACGTAGTGAGAGTTTCTTCTTGTCATTAGAAAACTAGCAGTGCTGAAAGAGAGTCCGTCCTAGTTTCTAATCCCTTAAAACTTCTTTGGCTCGAAAGCATCAGCCAAACTTTAGCTAGAATACTTGACAGACGGAGCAATTGACAGTCCATAAATCAACATTGTCATATGTCTTTGGAGACatactgttaaaataaaaccgTCTTCTTTCACTCCGACATGTAATTGCGGcagcatacagtatatatcatcACTCAAGGACAGCAGCAGTACAAACTCTGAGAGTTGTTTTTGCATCATTTGGAAACAGTAAtaccatgtaaatcacagttTGTTCAGTTGCCTTTTACTGCATGACTTCAAAAAACAAGACATCATGTAAAAGACCAATCTGTACAAACAGCAGCAACCTGCCTTTGGATCACCAACAGATTGGATTTGATTAGTCCACAAAGCACTAGTTTAACATAATACCCTGTATCCAGCCATACATCTGACATTCTTGTACAGAGCAGCTCTGCTGTGCAGACGTGGAACCACTCTGTTTTCCCATTCACATGAGGAATCTTGTCCCTGAGTCTCCAAACTATATCTAAATAACCCCACTGCACCCTAACTCCACATACCATCGCATGAGCATCTGCCTCTTACCACCTCTTATCATCTCCAGACATTCGACTTACAGGTATGGGTTAAAGGGAGCTTCAGCCATTTCTGTGTAAATCGATGAGCTGAAATGCACACCCACTGGCAGAAGGGCAGAGAAAATGACACAGCATCTGCCTCCCACACTCAACAGACATATAGTCACATGCAGGAGAGAGACCCTCCACTGGCTCTGAACTAACAGTGCTCACACATTGAACAACATACACAGCTTCAGTCTCATAGTTGTCAGTCCGTTGCAGAAAGATGTCTTAATGGTGTGTCAGTGGCAGGTGCAAGGGTTGTGCAAGGCTGTGGcttatctgtgtttgtatgtgtgcaagtGTATCTGTgtcagtgtatatgtgtgtccaTAGGCATTTCTGTTTGTCAGGACATCTCTGGATGTGATGTCCCTGTGTTAGGTAAGGGCGTACTCAAACGTCCCTTTCTCCAGCCCCTCGATACCATCAGCCCAGTTGGAGGAGGGCATACTACTGTAGGGGTCCAGCAGAATCCTGAAACACCTTACTATCAGCAGCCCCAGGAACACCAGTAGCATCCCCACAAAGGCAAATGCTGTCTTCTGCTCCAGAGTCAAAGAGTGCGCCATCATGTCGTTTCCGCTCATGGCAGCAAGGGAGTGGTTGTAGTGGACACTGAACATCTTAAACCAGCATCTAGGTGCCTCATCTCTCCTCTGATAGGGTCAGGCGTTTAGAAGCCTCCATGTTACCTGGACAGAAATTACATGACGGCTTCAGATTAGGGCTGGTCTCTTTTAATCAACCTATATAAATCCATATGATATTGGATGCATACGCTGCATAGGCTGTGCAAAACAAGAGTGCAGATATGATAGAGGAAGTACAGAAATTACATAGCTATAAATAGCCTTTTATGATTGTGGTATCAAACAGATGTCTTGAGACTATAATTTTTCTCTTACTCTGCTCCTCTTGGAATACtggagaaaaatacaaaacGCAAACATGAACATAAGTGTGAAAGAGACTGGAATCAGGAATACAAGTCAATGACATGACTACATTCCTTTAAGTCGAATTGCAGTGTGTCGCAGTGCATAGCCAGCTGTTAAACACAGGCAAAGCAGTAAGGTATCACTGAATACGCCACATCTCATGAAGGTGggatgtttttcatgtttgctttaGAAGAAAGCGATCTCTACCTGTTGCTCGTAAGCATCTGTCTGCCACCCGGGGTAATTCCATGAGATAAGCAAGCGAAGGTGATTGACCAAACATAATCAGCAAAACTGATGTGGGCACAAGTGGAAGTCTGCTTCTGTCATTCTTTTCCTCCCCATGTCTTTCATCTGAACACAAGCAGCAGGTGGCTCGAGTGAGAGAACAGGAGGGGGTTAGATGAGAAAGGGAGGATGTGTATAGAAAAGGGATGAGGTTATGAACATAGAGAATTAGgatagaaaaatgaaagagagaagtAGACTGATGAAGAGGACACTGCACAAGTATGCATGGTGGGAGGGGGGGAGAGGTAAGATGAAAGGGATAGGAGAGACTGCATTGACAGAACCACTAGTGTGGATATCTAAGCAGGAAAAAGCAGTCATCTTACCTTCATTATTGTTCCATCCTTACAGACCTGTTGCTGGTGTTTCTTGGAAGCAACTCCTCCATCTTCGAGCCCTCAGACATATATCCACCAATCCACCTATTGCTGGCATGTTGGATGTGCTAGGCTAACCTCTCATCTAAATAAAAAGctaaagagagaaacagagaagcgAGGCAAAGACAGGATCAAGCTATGCTGTTTGTCTCTTCTCGGAGGTGCAGCTCCTCTACCCCTGATCCCTTACTTGCAGCCTCCTACTCATTATCATTCTGtttctctatctctccctcCAGGAGCACGCACACGCTTCCTCTTGCTGCATGGCAACCACTTGTTAGTCTCActcagctgctctgctgcctcATTCACAACATTCCCTCCTCAGCAACAGCAGGACAGATGCAGCAGCATAAACAAGCAATCCGCCGCGTATTCCCTCCTTATTTTCCCCTCCCTGGTTTATTTGGGTTTTCTCAAAACGATTCCACCAAAATGGGACAGGAATATCATGGCTTAGCCAGGTGGAGAACTGCTGCCTCTCACTGCTCCCGGCCAGTAAATGCTGCTGCAAAGGTATTTCTAGTACAGCACAGCCTTATCCTCCATTATCTGCCTGgtttgatgatgtgtttttaattggcGCAGTTTGTGTGATCAAATTAAATTAGCCCCTCTGCTTAAAGGCATACAAATGTAACTACCTTGGATATGctgacagagaaaagacagatattttaatgcatttttccaTAATGAATGAAAAGCAGCATTGTATAGAAAAATCAACAGCAGGTCATCTGATTGCCCACTGTAACAGAATGCAGCAGTGAAGTGCCTGGGcatctgttttgttgttatgcAGTGCAAATTCATATCAGCAACGTAGTTTTTGTCACAGTGGTGCAGTGACTCGGATCTAAGGCTAAGGCATGCCACTGGGGAGATGGTCATCACTTGTGTGCAATGTGCAATAATTCATGACTTAAAAGCGGGAAAGAGagcttcatgtttcttttcctaTTGTACACAGCAGGAAAGTTCCCTAAGACAATCTAAGCACAGACCTGTATTGCCTCCCTCATGTTTATCTGTACTTCAAAGTTTTATGCCTCTGCAGTGAACCATCCTTTTTTTCTAACCTCGCTGTACTGCTCTGTTGATACTTGGCTGTGTCAGGGCAGAAATATGTAGCGTGCCACCTCTGTGATTTGTTGAGTCAGCTAGTTATAAatccatttttttcacatttattttaaagaaatttcttaaaaattaaatgaagaaatgtacagaaaatgagatcattaaacattttactgcattGCCCTCATGttaattaaaaaagacaaaagacaaaacaaaaactaaatattgGCTAACAGCAAATCAAGTGTTAATCTATTACAGTTAACTTGGTGCCAGAGAAGATTTCAAAAGACCATTCttgtaaaaaacaaagaggTTCAGTGATTTACATTAGGCCATTTGTTCCTGGATTGCCTTCATTATATTTGTCAGAATTGGTACAAGCAttgtgcttttatgtgtgtgttgtagaaAAGGAACTGCAGAGAAATTGTACAATCTTCACCTGAGGTGTACTAGAAAAGTATACAGGGTTCATGATGTAAGGATAACACTTTAATCCCAGCCCAGAGGGTGATTGATAATCTGGACATTTTGTCAAAGTACTATATCAGAATACAGTCAGTGCAGACGACTTGGTGGACTGATACAGTCAACAACCACCAGAACCCCTCACCAGAGGTGGCCATCCAAATTGTGGCCTATGCACCTTTCGTGCTGATGCAAACGGACAGACTGAATGCTGCAGACACCCCACTGTCATTGGGAGGAGTGTGAATCAAAGTGAGTCCAGCATTATTTTTTACAGaatttttaactgtttaattTATCAGCTACGTTGCTGCTTTACAGTTTACGTTAGGTCATCATCTGTATTCACACCACATTAGAATGTTAAGGCACAACTACTGTAATaattaatatgcaaataaaGGGGGACCTTTCTAGAAAGTGAATGAAGGCACAAAgcgagaggaaagagaaaacagcaataaaaagtacaacagtggagagagaaacactgtaaagaaaaaaataggctGAAGACAGAGACCAAGACTGAGCCTCCAAATATTCCTAACAATGTTGTATACTAAAGACCATAAAGACTGTGCTTAATCTGAGAATAGTTTTTGAGATAGAGACTGGTGCTTCTATGATCACAGCCACTGTGGGCTCACAATACAGTAATCAATCAGCATTCAAGTCAAGTGAGTAATAAGCATTACAAGTATATTATGTATGCAATAGTTCTTTATGCTTCAATGATTAGATGTATCTTTTGCCAATTATTGCATTtcctacatttatttaacacttAAATGTTACTGAACCCATTTTTCCCAATAGCAGCCTGGTGCAACAAATATtgctaaatatatattaatattctgGAGAAAATGGTGTTCACACTATGAAGTCAAATGATTTAGTGTTTCTTTTTAGATTTTAGCATTATTGGATGCTGCTTTTATTAGATGTTGggatatatttaaataaatcatatttGACCAAATAATACAGTCCTAGCATGGCTTGCTAGAAAATTAGTTAGTTTCAAATGTTCATTGTGTTTAGATAGCATAAGGTTATCGCTTATCTGTAgaaactgtgtttccagatgtattaccaaaaatcGTTggtcaaatttgaataaagtcacaataaactagaaactTTGGGTATGCAAAAAGTGGATAGGTAACAGTATATCATCTGAGTGGATGTTTTTGTACAGctagaaaataagaaatatagGCTATTCCATGTGAAGCACCACATCAAATTGACATCAGTGTTATAGTACTACATTCATATTACTACATTCATTTCCGATACTACTACATTGATACATTGGCATTTCATAATCCTGTTAAAGTAAGTCAAATTAAGCTATTTAGACAGACCTGCCATG
The Mastacembelus armatus chromosome 3, fMasArm1.2, whole genome shotgun sequence DNA segment above includes these coding regions:
- the ctxn2 gene encoding cortexin-2 — protein: MFSVHYNHSLAAMSGNDMMAHSLTLEQKTAFAFVGMLLVFLGLLIVRCFRILLDPYSSMPSSNWADGIEGLEKGTFEYALT